Proteins encoded within one genomic window of Humulus lupulus chromosome 1, drHumLupu1.1, whole genome shotgun sequence:
- the LOC133793342 gene encoding probable serine/threonine-protein kinase PBL21 — MVGLSRINLQRLSFRSKTDNEKRSIIIGLKSDNYSREILLRLLTVVVKPEDSVLAIHVQNSDDSFDPNTFHIHEDLCKTKQVDFQVKVCIGDSYISVLTHQVRLTYATILVLGSSISGPNVSALNYCLKALPPTCTLLVINNVGRILLQRPGTSQQGSRRVQLRQSLSSPSHTGRTQSSMVSDRRLQKSLTAPSPSTTTPFLLQQSKRLAGALCNSDVKKPAPVPNLMAQKLFQRLSILEGEGCSKHFSLTDLRWATNNFNPIMLIGEGGQSRVYKAIFEDGQTAAVKVLKTTTWAAEDLLREIDLLSRLKHENVVEIIGYCDCGELQALVYQLLRGSLKQNLRMMDWSQRMSVAVGVAKALTYLHHSCDPPIIHRDVKSSNILLTDDFQPQLSDFGSAITLRHSHQTSSNTKPISVVGTFGYLAPEYMMYGKVDEKIDVYSYGVVLLELITGKEAIKTDRATHESLVLWARSLLSYGLCDRLIDPYLYDDYNKEEMKLMVVAARLCLMHSSSRRPTMKTILRLFEEPEYWISMQRERDEFLNGISSKCEIDLWKRDDSVTSDTEDD, encoded by the exons ATGGTGGGACTTTCAAGGATTAACCTCCAAAGGTTGTCATTCAGATCCAAGACAGACAACGAGAAGAGGAGTATCATCATTGGTTTGAAGTCTGATAATTACAGTAGAGAGATATTACTTCGGTTACTAACTGTGGTAGTTAAACCGGAGGATAGTGTTTTGGCCATTCATGTTCAGAACTCAGATGATTCTTTTGATCCAAACACTTTCCACATACATGAAGATCTATGCAAGACCAAGCAG GTTGATTTCCAAGTCAAGGTTTGCATAGGCGATTCATACATTTCTGTATTAACCCACCAAGTAAGGCTCACTTACGCCACAATTCTTGTCCTTGGATCCAGCATTTCAGG GCCTAATGTTTCAGCTCTAAATTATTGCCTGAAAGCATTGCCACCAACATGTACTCTTTTGGTAATCAACAATGTTGGAAGAATCCTACTCCAGAGGCCTGGAACATCCCAACAAGGCTCTCGAAGGGTACAGCTCCGCCAATCCTTGTCATCACCTAGCCACACGGGTAGAACTCAGTCCTCAATGGTCTCTGATCGCCGCTTACAGAAGTCCTTGACGGCCCCATCTCCCTCCACAACGACACCCTTTTTGTTACAACAAAGCAAAAGACTAGCTGGAGCTCTATGCAATAGTGATGTCAAGAAACCGGCACCAGTTCCCAACTTAATGGCTCAGAAGCTTTTTCAGAGACTTTCCATTCTCGAGGGAGAAGGTTGCAGCAAGCATTTCTCATTGACCGATCTCCGTTGGGCAACCAACAACTTCAACCCCATAATGTTGATTGGAGAAGGTGGTCAAAGCAGAGTTTACAAAGCCATTTTTGAAGATGGTCAAACTGCTGCAGTCAAAGTCCTCAAAACAACAACATGGGCAGCTGAGGATCTTCTCCGAGAGATTGATTTGTTGTCGAGATTGAAGCATGAGAACGTAGTTGAGATAATTGGATACTGTGATTGTGGAGAGTTGCAGGCCCTTGTGTACCAACTCTTGAGAGGAAGCTTGAAACAGAATTTGAGAATGATGGATTGGAGCCAGAGGATGAGTGTCGCAGTTGGTGTAGCTAAGGCTCTTACCTATCTTCATCATTCTTGTGATCCTCCCATCATTCATAGAGATGTTAAGTCTTCTAATATCCTCCTCACTGATGATTTTCAGCCTCAA CTCTCAGATTTCGGATCAGCAATAACACTTCGTCATTCTCATCAAACTTCATCAAATACAAAGCCAATCTCTGTGGTTGGAACCTTTGGATACTTGGCCCCGGAGTACATGATGTATGGCAAGGTTGACGAAAAAATAGATGTGTACTCATATGGAGTTGTGCTCCTTGAACTCATCACTGGCAAAGAGGCTATTAAAACAGACAGGGCAACTCATGAAAGCTTAGTCCTTTGG GCAAGGTCCTTACTCAGCTACGGCCTTTGTGATCGTCTAATTGATCCTTATTTATATGATGACTACAACAAGGAAGAAATGAAACTAATGGTGGTTGCAGCACGCCTTTGCCTTATGCATTCATCCTCTAGAAGGCCTACTATGAAAACA ATACTAAGGTTATTCGAGGAGCCAGAGTACTGGATAAGTATGCAGAGGGAAAGAGATGAGTTTCTGAATGGCATTAGTTCCAAGTGTGAAATAGACCTTTGGAAACGGGACGACTCGGTTACTAGTGATACAGAAGATGATTAG
- the LOC133793358 gene encoding uncharacterized protein LOC133793358 has translation MPKKMGVNSKAEEARARKTASEAERKEREARSKEDQFWREAEGAKSRASKKREDEAEKRAEAAARRAEVRRLAEQEEKELEKLIKKPDKKANRVSIPVPKVTEAELRRRREEEQAALQTKDEEVKKRQSRTAAEEEYERMVLVTNTNRDDSIIEARTVEDAIAHMTVADSLPADRHPERRLKASFKAFEDFELPRLKEEKPGLTHNQYKDMIWKLWKKSPDNPLNQVAE, from the exons ATGCCGAAGAAGATGGGTGTGAACAGTAAAGCCGAGGAGGCTAGGGCTCGCAAGACCGCCTCCGAAGCCGAGCGCAAGGAGCGTGAGGCTCGTTCAAAGGAGGACCAGTTCTGGCGTGAAGCCGAGGGCGCCAAGTCCCGCGCCTCCAAGAAGCGCGAGGACGAAGCCGAGAAGAGAGCCGAGGCCGCTGCGCGTCGCGCCGAGGTTCGCCGCTTGGCCGAGCAGGAGGAGAAGGAGCTCGAGAAGTTGATAAAGAAGCCTGATAAGAAGGCCAACAGAGTCTCCATCCCCGTCCCTAAGGTCACCGAGGCGGAGCTCAGGCGCCGCCGTGAGGAGGAACAAGCGGCTCTGCAGACGAAAGACGAGGAGGTGAAGAAGCGCCAGAGCCGGACTGCTGCTGAGGAGGAGTACGAGAGGATGGTCCTTGTGACGAATACGAATCGTGACGATTCGATAATCGAGGCCAGGACAGTGGAGGATGCCATTGCTCATATGACCGTTGCTGATAGCTTGCCTGCGGATCGCCATCCGGAGAGGAGGCTCAAGGCTTCGTTTAAG GCTTTCGAGGACTTTGAGCTCCCCAGGCTGAAGGAGGAAAAACCAGGTCTTACTCACAATCAATACAAAGATATGATATGGAAGCTATGGAAGAAGTCTCCTGACAATCCCCTTAACCAG GTCGCTGAGTGA